A DNA window from Thioalkalivibrio sp. XN279 contains the following coding sequences:
- a CDS encoding FAD-binding oxidoreductase: protein MAIETFPVELAWRRHATPHVLHLAFRPADGSALGFVPGQFLNLHFETEHGNTHRSYSIANPPGADGLMEIAMSPVPGGLASDALAALEPGDVIQASGPFGRFVLREEPACRYVLVGTGTGITPYRAMLPTLQQRLGEGFKVHILIGVWRREELLFGADFRAFADGQEGAEFSACYSREFPADPGPWEHSGYVQTRFAHLGLDPEKDIVYLCGNPGMIDESVEVLKAMGFTLKQLRREKYLSARPAR from the coding sequence ATGGCCATCGAAACTTTCCCCGTCGAACTCGCCTGGCGCCGTCACGCTACGCCCCACGTGCTGCACCTGGCGTTCCGTCCTGCCGACGGCAGCGCGCTGGGCTTCGTGCCCGGCCAGTTCCTGAACCTGCATTTCGAGACCGAGCACGGCAACACCCACCGCAGCTACAGCATCGCCAATCCGCCTGGCGCTGACGGCCTGATGGAGATCGCCATGTCGCCGGTGCCCGGCGGGCTGGCGAGCGATGCGCTTGCGGCGCTCGAGCCCGGCGACGTGATCCAGGCCAGCGGTCCCTTCGGCCGCTTCGTGCTGCGCGAGGAGCCCGCCTGCCGCTACGTGCTGGTCGGCACCGGCACCGGCATCACGCCCTACCGCGCCATGCTGCCCACGCTGCAGCAGCGTCTGGGCGAAGGGTTCAAGGTGCACATCCTGATCGGCGTGTGGCGGCGCGAAGAGCTGCTTTTCGGGGCGGATTTCCGCGCCTTCGCCGATGGGCAAGAGGGCGCCGAGTTCAGCGCCTGCTACAGCCGCGAATTCCCCGCCGATCCGGGGCCGTGGGAACATAGCGGTTACGTGCAGACCCGCTTCGCTCATCTCGGTCTCGATCCCGAGAAGGACATCGTCTATCTCTGCGGCAACCCCGGCATGATCGACGAGTCCGTCGAGGTGCTGAAGGCGATGGGCTTCACGCTCAAGCAGCTCAGGCGCGAGAAGTACCTTTCGGCGCGGCCGGCCAGATAA
- the glyA gene encoding serine hydroxymethyltransferase → MFSPDMKIAGFDDELQAALDAERRRQEEHVELIASENYASPRVLEAQGSVLTNKYAEGYPGKRYYGGCEYVDQAEELAIERAKQLFGADYANVQPHSGSQANVAAFMAMIEPGDTILGMSLAHGGHLTHGAKVNFSGRVYHAIQYGLTADGSEIDYEQVASLAKQHQPKLIIAGFSAYSRVVDWARFREIADSVGAFLMADMAHIAGLVAAGVYPSPVPHADVVTSTTHKTLRGPRGGIILAKSNEALEKKLNSLVFPGTQGGPLMHVIAAKAVAFKEALQPEFKAYQQQVVDNARAMAATLMERGYRIVSGGTDNHLFLLDLIDKNITGKDADAALGRANITVNKNSVPNDPRSPFVTSGIRMGTPAITTRGFGAAECRTLAGWIADVLDNIEDEDTIRRVRGQVLELCGRFPVYG, encoded by the coding sequence ATGTTCAGCCCCGACATGAAAATCGCTGGTTTCGACGACGAACTCCAGGCCGCGCTCGATGCCGAGCGGCGCCGCCAGGAAGAACATGTCGAGCTGATCGCTTCCGAGAACTACGCCAGCCCGCGCGTGCTCGAGGCGCAGGGGTCGGTGCTCACCAACAAGTACGCCGAGGGCTACCCTGGCAAGCGCTACTACGGCGGCTGCGAGTACGTGGACCAGGCCGAGGAGCTCGCCATCGAGCGCGCCAAGCAGCTGTTCGGCGCCGACTACGCCAATGTGCAGCCGCACTCGGGCTCGCAGGCCAACGTCGCGGCCTTCATGGCCATGATCGAGCCGGGCGACACCATTCTCGGCATGAGCCTGGCCCATGGCGGCCATCTCACCCACGGCGCCAAGGTCAACTTCTCCGGCCGCGTCTATCACGCCATCCAGTACGGGCTGACGGCCGACGGCAGCGAAATCGACTACGAGCAGGTGGCATCGCTCGCAAAGCAGCACCAGCCGAAGCTGATCATCGCCGGCTTCTCGGCGTACTCCCGCGTGGTGGACTGGGCGCGCTTCCGCGAGATCGCCGACTCGGTCGGCGCATTCCTCATGGCGGACATGGCGCACATCGCCGGCCTGGTGGCCGCGGGCGTGTACCCGAGCCCGGTGCCCCATGCCGACGTGGTGACTTCCACCACCCACAAGACCCTGCGCGGCCCGCGCGGCGGCATCATCCTGGCGAAGAGCAACGAGGCGCTGGAAAAGAAGCTCAACTCGCTGGTGTTCCCGGGCACCCAGGGCGGTCCGCTGATGCACGTCATCGCGGCCAAGGCGGTGGCCTTCAAGGAGGCCCTGCAGCCGGAGTTCAAGGCTTACCAGCAGCAGGTGGTCGACAACGCGCGCGCCATGGCGGCGACCCTGATGGAGCGCGGTTATCGCATCGTCTCGGGCGGCACCGACAACCACCTGTTCCTGCTCGACTTGATCGACAAGAACATCACCGGCAAGGATGCGGATGCCGCGCTGGGCCGGGCCAACATCACGGTGAACAAGAACTCCGTGCCGAACGACCCGCGCTCGCCCTTCGTCACCAGCGGCATCCGCATGGGCACCCCGGCCATCACCACGCGCGGCTTCGGCGCGGCGGAGTGCCGCACGCTGGCGGGCTGGATCGCCGACGTGCTCGACAACATCGAGGACGAGGACACCATCCGGCGCGTGCGTGGCCAGGTTCTCGAGCTGTGCGGACGCTTCCCGGTCTACGGCTGA
- a CDS encoding riboflavin synthase — MFTGIIEAVGSISALEPRGGDVRLRVQAGGLDLAAAAIGDSIAVNGCCLTAVELAADGFAADVSRESLALTTLGRLERGSRVNLERALTLAKPLGGHLVTGHVDGVGEVESRADDGRSVRFRIRVPAELSRYLARKGSICVDGVSLTVNEVDGAVFGVNIVPHTLEATVFGSYRAGSRVNLEVDIVARYLERLVGEPGGLSRARLEEYGFVKGH, encoded by the coding sequence ATGTTCACCGGCATCATCGAAGCCGTCGGCAGCATCAGCGCCCTCGAGCCGCGCGGGGGCGACGTGCGCCTGCGCGTGCAGGCGGGCGGGCTGGATCTTGCGGCCGCGGCCATAGGCGACAGCATCGCGGTGAACGGCTGTTGCCTGACTGCGGTGGAACTCGCGGCGGACGGCTTTGCCGCCGACGTGTCGCGCGAAAGCCTGGCGCTCACCACGCTCGGCAGACTGGAGCGGGGCAGCCGCGTCAACCTCGAGCGCGCGCTGACGCTCGCCAAGCCGCTGGGCGGCCACCTCGTCACCGGCCACGTGGATGGTGTCGGCGAGGTGGAGAGCCGCGCCGACGACGGGCGCTCGGTGCGCTTTCGCATCCGGGTGCCCGCGGAGCTCTCCCGCTACCTGGCGCGCAAGGGCTCCATTTGTGTCGACGGCGTGAGCCTGACCGTGAACGAGGTCGACGGCGCCGTGTTCGGCGTCAACATCGTGCCGCACACGCTGGAGGCCACGGTCTTCGGCAGCTATCGCGCGGGCAGCCGCGTGAACCTGGAAGTGGATATCGTGGCGCGCTACCTGGAGCGGCTGGTCGGCGAGCCCGGCGGCCTCAGCAGGGCGCGGCTGGAGGAATACGGTTTTGTCAAAGGTCACTGA
- a CDS encoding S8 family serine peptidase, which yields MKLAPLAVIVSAAVATALSGAPLSHAATTASVNATQISIAQDETPKRWFVELSGPATTQGVTPGAVKNEQAAFRRAAKAAGINFKERFEYQTLWNGFSIEASFADAGKLRAVPGVKNVYPVVDVQAPPRPDPGSKGDVEAAISLTGVDIARSELGLTGEGVKVAIIDTGIDYDHPDLGGDFGPGFKVAYGFDFVGDDYDARFPETSTPAPDDDPDDCNGHGTHVAGIVGAKAAEPDGVTGVAPEVTLGAYRVFGCEGSSSADVIIAALERAYLDGMDVVNQSLGAAYQWPQYPTAVVGDRLVELGVSVIASAGNSGAFGTFSGGAPGIGRDVIGVASYDNAATLSPFFEAGGQNVAYGVMSFSAPAPMSGTEEYVFIGRACDADGDLLADPAGKTALAVRGGCNFAEKAQNAVDASATAVVIYNSSAPLFSGTLGGDPGHDVPVVSISGTDGLFLRGLDSAEITWQEGSARFPNPTGGLISGFSSWGLSPDLELKPDLGAPGGAIFATYPLEFGGYATLSGTSMSAPHVAGAVAMLLEAKPDTPASHIRDILQNTAEPKVWSGNPLSGFLGPVARQGAGMIDIVAAVEGTVRVSPGKLSLGESEAGTHPVSLTVYNSGADDVTLDLEAETAVIGVTRSIPSGPPDNPGATGIGYFLGGSGVAFEAESVTVPAGGSATVNATVFTAPGQDELYGGYITLSGGDTMLRVPYAGYLGDYQLINPLSEDVFDQIVPGRDLVPGLARPTATGWTIYFEGATFTMENEDFPYLLFNVGHHVERLEFQVLDAGTEAPVHPVFSTYFAIDYLGRSSTRQTFFAVPWDGTREHSVGNGDLFKIVPNGDYKMAIRALKANGDPSNPDHWEIWTSPTITIARPEEPKKKTINLRGKGR from the coding sequence ATGAAACTTGCACCGCTTGCCGTAATCGTATCGGCGGCCGTGGCCACGGCGCTGTCGGGCGCACCGTTGTCACACGCCGCCACGACTGCGTCCGTAAATGCCACCCAGATTTCCATTGCGCAGGACGAGACGCCCAAGCGGTGGTTCGTCGAGTTGAGCGGCCCGGCGACCACCCAGGGCGTGACGCCCGGGGCGGTGAAGAATGAACAGGCCGCGTTCCGCCGCGCAGCCAAGGCTGCCGGCATCAATTTCAAGGAGCGCTTCGAATACCAGACTTTGTGGAACGGCTTCTCCATCGAGGCCTCGTTCGCGGACGCCGGCAAGCTGCGCGCCGTTCCGGGCGTCAAGAACGTGTATCCCGTGGTCGACGTCCAGGCGCCGCCCCGACCCGATCCCGGCAGCAAGGGTGACGTCGAAGCGGCAATTTCGCTGACCGGGGTCGATATCGCGCGCTCTGAGCTCGGCCTCACTGGTGAGGGCGTCAAGGTCGCTATCATCGACACCGGCATCGATTACGACCATCCCGACCTGGGTGGTGATTTTGGCCCCGGCTTCAAAGTTGCGTACGGCTTCGATTTCGTAGGCGATGACTACGACGCCCGCTTCCCGGAGACCAGCACCCCGGCGCCCGATGACGATCCAGACGACTGCAACGGCCACGGTACCCACGTCGCCGGTATCGTCGGCGCTAAGGCCGCAGAGCCTGACGGCGTCACCGGCGTCGCGCCCGAGGTCACCCTCGGCGCCTACCGGGTGTTTGGCTGTGAGGGATCCTCCAGCGCGGACGTGATCATTGCGGCCCTGGAGCGCGCCTACCTGGACGGCATGGACGTCGTCAACCAGAGCCTCGGCGCAGCGTACCAGTGGCCCCAGTATCCGACTGCCGTCGTCGGTGACCGGCTGGTCGAGCTCGGCGTATCGGTGATTGCCTCGGCAGGAAACAGTGGCGCATTCGGCACGTTCTCCGGCGGTGCGCCGGGAATCGGCCGTGACGTCATCGGCGTAGCGTCATACGACAACGCTGCGACACTATCGCCCTTCTTCGAGGCCGGCGGACAGAATGTCGCCTATGGCGTAATGTCATTCTCCGCCCCAGCCCCGATGTCCGGTACCGAGGAATATGTTTTCATAGGACGCGCTTGCGACGCCGACGGCGACCTCCTGGCCGATCCCGCAGGCAAGACCGCGCTCGCCGTACGGGGCGGGTGCAACTTTGCCGAGAAGGCCCAGAATGCCGTGGATGCGAGCGCGACCGCCGTGGTCATTTACAACAGCTCAGCGCCACTTTTCTCCGGCACCCTGGGCGGTGACCCCGGTCATGATGTCCCGGTCGTCAGCATATCCGGCACCGACGGACTGTTCCTGCGGGGCCTCGACTCAGCTGAGATCACCTGGCAGGAAGGCAGCGCAAGGTTCCCGAACCCGACAGGCGGTCTGATCTCCGGCTTCTCGTCCTGGGGCCTCTCGCCGGACCTGGAGCTCAAGCCGGACCTCGGCGCGCCAGGCGGCGCGATCTTCGCAACCTACCCGCTTGAGTTTGGTGGCTACGCGACACTCAGCGGGACTTCGATGTCCGCACCACATGTCGCCGGCGCGGTGGCCATGCTGCTGGAGGCCAAGCCGGACACGCCCGCCAGCCATATCCGGGATATCCTGCAGAACACCGCAGAGCCTAAAGTCTGGTCCGGCAACCCGCTCTCGGGCTTCCTCGGGCCGGTCGCGCGTCAGGGCGCGGGCATGATCGATATAGTGGCGGCGGTCGAAGGTACCGTGCGCGTGAGCCCCGGCAAGCTGTCGCTCGGCGAGAGCGAGGCCGGCACGCACCCGGTCTCGCTGACTGTCTACAACAGCGGCGCGGACGACGTGACGCTGGACCTCGAAGCGGAAACCGCAGTGATCGGCGTCACCCGCTCGATCCCGTCGGGTCCGCCGGACAATCCCGGAGCGACAGGCATCGGGTATTTCCTCGGCGGCTCGGGCGTGGCGTTCGAGGCGGAATCGGTCACCGTGCCAGCGGGCGGCAGCGCCACGGTCAACGCAACCGTCTTCACCGCGCCCGGCCAGGACGAGCTGTACGGCGGCTATATTACGTTGAGCGGCGGTGACACGATGCTGCGTGTACCGTACGCGGGTTATCTCGGGGACTACCAACTGATTAACCCGCTTAGCGAGGATGTCTTCGATCAGATCGTACCCGGCCGAGACCTGGTTCCTGGCTTGGCCAGACCCACCGCCACGGGTTGGACCATCTACTTCGAAGGTGCGACCTTCACGATGGAGAACGAGGACTTCCCGTACCTGCTCTTCAACGTCGGCCATCACGTCGAGCGACTGGAGTTCCAGGTCCTGGATGCAGGCACTGAAGCCCCGGTGCACCCTGTATTCTCGACCTACTTTGCCATCGACTATCTCGGGCGGAGCAGCACACGTCAGACCTTCTTCGCAGTGCCCTGGGACGGCACCCGCGAGCACAGCGTCGGCAACGGCGACCTGTTCAAGATCGTGCCGAACGGTGACTACAAGATGGCGATTCGCGCGCTCAAGGCAAACGGCGATCCGTCCAACCCGGATCACTGGGAAATCTGGACCTCGCCGACCATCACCATCGCGCGGCCAGAAGAGCCCAAGAAGAAGACCATCAACCTGCGCGGCAAGGGGCGTTAA
- a CDS encoding acetoin utilization protein AcuC codes for MFLKRRKKGEVRVLAGESIADYGFGNGHPFGQDRHEVFLRGLREHDLESRVWIEDPERPASRAELELFHTARHVSFIERMSVEGIGFLDDGDTPAFPGVYHTAANVVGATLQAGELLATGEAKRVFVPIAGLHHAARDKTSGFCVFNDIGVLIENLRKRHGIRRIAYVDIDAHHGDGVYYGFASDPDVIFADMHEDGRFLFPGTGARNETGIGPGEGAKLNIPLHPGADDEEFVEAWGEMEAFLEDARPEFFILVAGADSIAGDPLTHLQFSEDAHGAAARAVCRLADRYAQGRVLGLGGGGYNRRNVAAAWSRVVKEFADSV; via the coding sequence GTGTTTCTCAAGCGCAGGAAGAAAGGCGAGGTGCGGGTCCTCGCCGGGGAGTCGATTGCCGACTACGGTTTCGGCAATGGGCACCCGTTCGGTCAGGATCGCCATGAGGTGTTCCTGCGCGGCCTGCGCGAACACGACCTCGAGTCGCGGGTGTGGATCGAGGATCCGGAACGCCCGGCCAGCCGCGCCGAGCTCGAGCTGTTCCACACCGCCCGCCATGTCAGTTTCATCGAACGCATGTCGGTGGAGGGCATCGGCTTCCTCGACGACGGCGACACGCCGGCCTTCCCCGGCGTCTACCACACGGCCGCGAACGTGGTCGGCGCGACGCTGCAGGCGGGTGAGTTGCTCGCGACCGGCGAAGCGAAGCGCGTCTTCGTGCCCATCGCGGGCCTGCACCACGCGGCGCGCGACAAGACCTCGGGCTTCTGCGTCTTCAACGACATCGGCGTGCTGATCGAAAACCTGCGCAAGCGGCACGGCATCCGGCGCATTGCCTACGTCGATATCGACGCGCATCACGGCGACGGCGTGTACTACGGCTTCGCCTCGGATCCCGACGTGATCTTCGCGGACATGCACGAGGACGGGCGCTTCCTGTTTCCCGGCACCGGCGCGCGCAACGAGACCGGTATCGGGCCCGGAGAGGGCGCCAAGCTCAACATCCCCCTCCATCCGGGCGCCGACGACGAGGAGTTCGTCGAGGCCTGGGGCGAGATGGAGGCATTCCTCGAGGATGCCAGGCCGGAGTTTTTCATCCTCGTCGCCGGGGCCGACAGCATTGCCGGGGATCCGCTGACGCACCTGCAGTTCAGCGAGGACGCGCACGGCGCCGCGGCCAGGGCCGTGTGCCGGCTGGCCGACCGCTACGCCCAGGGCCGCGTGCTCGGCCTGGGCGGCGGGGGTTACAACCGGCGCAACGTCGCCGCCGCGTGGAGCCGGGTGGTGAAGGAGTTCGCCGACAGCGTCTGA
- the nrdR gene encoding transcriptional regulator NrdR, with the protein MYCPFCRHEETKVIDSRLAGNGLQVRRRRQCLACEERFTTFETAELVLPRLVKRDDRREPFDEGKLRAGVMRALEKRPVSAEDVEEAISRILQRLMTTGERELPSNFVGQLVMDELRGLDEVAYVRFASVYRSFQDVEEFRQEIERLRDAAPIGKEQMSLLPREGK; encoded by the coding sequence ATGTACTGCCCCTTCTGTCGCCACGAGGAGACCAAGGTCATCGACTCGCGGCTGGCGGGTAACGGGCTGCAGGTGCGGCGCCGGCGCCAGTGCCTGGCCTGCGAGGAGCGCTTCACCACCTTCGAGACCGCCGAGCTCGTGCTGCCGCGCCTGGTCAAGCGCGACGACCGGCGCGAGCCCTTCGACGAGGGCAAGCTGCGCGCCGGCGTGATGCGCGCGCTGGAAAAGCGCCCGGTGTCCGCCGAGGACGTGGAGGAGGCGATTTCCCGCATCCTGCAGCGGCTCATGACCACCGGGGAGCGCGAGCTGCCGTCGAATTTTGTCGGCCAGCTGGTGATGGACGAGCTGCGCGGCCTCGACGAGGTGGCCTACGTTCGCTTCGCCTCCGTGTATCGCAGCTTCCAGGACGTGGAGGAGTTCCGCCAGGAGATCGAGCGCCTGCGTGACGCCGCCCCGATCGGCAAGGAACAGATGTCGCTGCTGCCGCGCGAGGGCAAGTGA
- the ribD gene encoding bifunctional diaminohydroxyphosphoribosylaminopyrimidine deaminase/5-amino-6-(5-phosphoribosylamino)uracil reductase RibD produces MSDPGATLAEFTATDRRWMARALELARAGLYSAAPNPRVGCVIARGDTLLGEGFHARTGGPHAEIEALAAAGAAARGATAYLNLEPCSHHGRTPPCADALIAARVARVVAAMEDPNPRVAGQGFAALRAAGIEVQSGLMAQEAGALNAGFASRMARGRPRVTLKVGASLDGRTAMASGESQWITGPEARADVQRLRGESCAVVTGSGTVRMDDPRLDVRLEPELTRGRQPLRVVLDGRMQTPLSARILAPPGHAVVCVPDVAAPGAQGLAAAGAEIVALPRGAKGLDLDALLQLLAERECNEVLVETGARLAGAFLAAGLVDRLVVYLAPALLGSDARGMFDLPGLKHLSERLQWRFTDVTPVGTDLRITAEPA; encoded by the coding sequence GTGAGCGACCCGGGCGCGACGCTGGCGGAGTTCACCGCGACGGACCGCCGCTGGATGGCGCGCGCGCTGGAACTGGCGCGCGCAGGCCTGTACAGCGCGGCGCCCAATCCGCGCGTCGGCTGCGTGATTGCGCGCGGCGATACGCTGCTCGGCGAGGGCTTCCATGCCCGCACCGGCGGCCCGCATGCCGAGATCGAGGCCCTTGCCGCCGCCGGCGCGGCCGCACGCGGCGCAACCGCCTATCTCAACCTCGAGCCCTGCAGCCACCACGGCCGAACGCCACCCTGTGCGGATGCACTCATCGCCGCTCGCGTGGCGCGCGTGGTGGCGGCCATGGAAGACCCGAACCCGCGCGTGGCGGGGCAGGGTTTCGCCGCGCTGCGCGCCGCCGGGATCGAGGTGCAGAGCGGGCTCATGGCGCAAGAGGCCGGGGCACTGAACGCCGGCTTCGCCAGTCGCATGGCGCGGGGCCGGCCGCGCGTCACGCTCAAGGTGGGCGCCAGCCTGGACGGGCGCACCGCCATGGCCTCGGGCGAGAGCCAGTGGATCACCGGGCCCGAGGCGCGCGCTGACGTGCAGCGCCTGCGCGGCGAGAGCTGCGCAGTGGTGACGGGGAGCGGCACGGTGCGCATGGACGATCCGCGCCTGGACGTGCGGCTGGAGCCGGAGCTCACGCGGGGGCGGCAGCCGCTGCGGGTCGTGCTCGACGGACGCATGCAGACGCCGCTCTCGGCGCGTATCCTCGCGCCGCCCGGCCACGCCGTGGTGTGCGTGCCGGATGTCGCGGCGCCGGGCGCGCAGGGCCTGGCGGCGGCCGGGGCCGAGATCGTTGCACTGCCGCGCGGGGCCAAGGGCCTCGACCTGGACGCCCTGCTGCAGCTGCTCGCGGAGCGGGAATGCAACGAGGTGCTGGTGGAAACCGGCGCCCGGCTGGCGGGCGCCTTTCTCGCCGCCGGCCTGGTCGACCGGCTGGTGGTTTACCTGGCGCCGGCGCTGCTCGGCAGCGATGCGCGGGGCATGTTCGACCTCCCCGGACTGAAGCACCTGTCGGAGCGGTTACAATGGCGCTTTACCGACGTCACGCCGGTGGGGACGGATCTCCGCATCACCGCCGAGCCGGCCTGA
- the ettA gene encoding energy-dependent translational throttle protein EttA — MAQYIYTMNRVAKVVPPKRYILRDISLSFFPGAKIGVLGLNGSGKSTLLRIMAGIDTEIEGEARPQPGTRIGYLEQEPQLDPNKDVRGNIEDALGDVKGAQARLDEIYAAYAEPDADFDTLAKEQAELENLLQASGGHETERTMEIAADALRLPPWDADVTKLSGGERRRVALCRLLLSRPDMLLLDEPTNHLDAESVAWLEHFLQDYSGTVVAVTHDRYFLDNVAGWILELDRGFGIPWKGNYSSWLEQKEQRLEQEQKTEAARIKAMKQELEWVRTNPKGRQAKSKARMARFEELSSRDYQQRNETNEIYIPPGPRLGDLVIEAKNVKKGFGDRLLFDNLSFEIPKGAIVGVIGPNGAGKSTLFRMLVGTEQPDGGEIRRGETVELAYVDQSRDALDPKKTVWEEISDGLDVLRVGNYETPSRAYVGRFNFKGPDQQKHVGNLSGGERNRVHLAKVLRAGGNLLLLDEPTNDLDVETLRALEEALLEFPGCAVVISHDRWFLDRIATHILAFEGNSEVAFFEGNYADYEADLKRRKGEEAAQPHRLRYKKII, encoded by the coding sequence ATGGCGCAGTACATCTACACGATGAACCGCGTCGCGAAGGTGGTGCCGCCCAAGCGGTACATCCTGCGCGACATTTCCCTGTCCTTTTTCCCGGGCGCCAAGATCGGCGTGCTCGGCCTGAACGGCTCGGGCAAGTCCACGCTGCTCAGGATCATGGCCGGGATCGACACCGAGATCGAGGGCGAGGCGCGGCCGCAGCCGGGGACCCGCATCGGTTACCTGGAGCAGGAACCGCAGCTCGACCCGAACAAGGACGTGCGCGGCAACATCGAAGACGCGCTGGGCGACGTGAAGGGGGCGCAGGCACGGCTCGACGAGATCTACGCCGCCTATGCCGAACCCGACGCCGACTTCGACACGCTGGCAAAGGAACAGGCCGAGCTCGAGAACCTGCTGCAGGCCTCCGGCGGCCATGAAACCGAGCGCACCATGGAGATCGCTGCAGACGCCCTGCGCCTGCCGCCCTGGGATGCAGACGTGACGAAGCTTTCCGGCGGCGAGCGCAGGCGCGTGGCACTTTGCCGGCTGCTGCTGTCGCGGCCCGACATGCTGCTGCTCGACGAGCCCACCAACCACCTCGACGCCGAGTCCGTGGCGTGGCTGGAGCACTTCCTGCAGGACTATTCCGGCACCGTGGTAGCCGTCACGCACGACCGCTACTTCCTCGACAACGTGGCCGGCTGGATCCTCGAACTTGACCGCGGCTTCGGCATCCCGTGGAAGGGCAACTACTCCTCCTGGCTGGAGCAGAAAGAGCAGCGCCTGGAGCAGGAACAGAAGACCGAGGCCGCGCGCATCAAGGCCATGAAACAGGAACTGGAGTGGGTGCGCACCAACCCCAAGGGGCGCCAGGCGAAGAGCAAGGCCCGCATGGCGCGCTTCGAGGAACTGTCCTCGCGTGACTACCAGCAGCGCAACGAGACCAACGAGATCTACATCCCGCCGGGCCCGCGCCTGGGCGACCTCGTGATCGAGGCGAAGAATGTCAAGAAGGGCTTCGGCGACCGCCTGCTGTTCGACAATCTCTCCTTCGAGATTCCCAAGGGCGCCATCGTCGGCGTCATCGGCCCGAACGGTGCCGGCAAGAGCACGCTGTTCCGCATGCTGGTCGGCACCGAGCAGCCCGACGGCGGCGAGATCCGCCGCGGCGAGACCGTAGAATTGGCCTACGTCGACCAGAGCCGCGACGCCCTGGACCCGAAGAAGACCGTGTGGGAAGAAATCTCGGACGGCCTCGACGTGCTGCGTGTCGGCAACTACGAGACACCCTCGCGCGCCTACGTCGGGCGCTTCAACTTCAAGGGCCCGGATCAGCAGAAGCACGTCGGCAACCTGTCCGGCGGCGAGCGCAACCGCGTGCACCTCGCCAAGGTGCTGCGCGCCGGCGGCAACCTGCTGCTGCTCGACGAACCCACCAACGACCTCGACGTGGAAACCCTGCGGGCGCTAGAAGAGGCGCTGCTCGAGTTCCCCGGCTGCGCGGTGGTGATCTCACATGACCGCTGGTTCCTCGACCGCATCGCCACCCACATCCTCGCCTTCGAGGGCAACAGCGAGGTGGCGTTCTTCGAAGGGAACTACGCCGATTACGAGGCCGATCTCAAGCGCCGCAAGGGCGAGGAAGCAGCCCAGCCACACCGTCTCAGGTACAAGAAAATTATATAA
- a CDS encoding class I SAM-dependent methyltransferase: MKAGFICSLALAAAVVATPAAAHDHDALAKAVAGDHRTEAFTARDGARHPVETLRFLGFDQNHVIVEVSPGGGWYTEILAPAVRDHGKLIAAHFPEDAESAYMQRVRGEFLAKLAAAPEVYDQVEVIGYKAGTDNALGAPGSADLVLTFRNMHSLMRQGTLEAFLADAYAVLRSGGKLGIVQHRAPAGADPEAGKDSGYLPQDWLVEQVEAAGFKLEASSEINANAKDTADHPGGVWALPPSLRHGEENRDKYLAIGESDRMTLRFVKP; the protein is encoded by the coding sequence ATGAAAGCAGGCTTTATTTGTTCCCTCGCCCTGGCCGCCGCCGTGGTGGCGACCCCGGCCGCAGCGCACGATCACGACGCCCTCGCCAAGGCCGTGGCCGGCGACCATCGCACCGAGGCCTTCACGGCGCGTGACGGCGCGCGCCACCCGGTGGAGACGCTGCGTTTCCTCGGCTTCGACCAGAACCACGTGATCGTGGAAGTCTCGCCCGGCGGCGGCTGGTACACGGAGATCCTGGCGCCCGCGGTGCGCGACCACGGCAAGCTCATCGCCGCCCACTTCCCGGAAGACGCGGAATCCGCCTACATGCAGCGCGTGCGCGGCGAGTTTCTCGCCAAGCTGGCCGCGGCACCGGAGGTCTACGACCAGGTCGAAGTGATCGGTTACAAGGCGGGTACCGACAACGCGCTGGGCGCCCCGGGCAGCGCCGACCTGGTGCTGACCTTCCGCAACATGCACAGCCTGATGCGCCAGGGCACGCTCGAGGCGTTCCTGGCCGACGCCTATGCGGTGCTGCGCAGCGGCGGCAAGTTGGGCATCGTGCAGCACCGCGCCCCCGCGGGCGCCGATCCCGAGGCGGGCAAGGACAGCGGATACCTGCCGCAGGACTGGCTGGTGGAGCAGGTGGAGGCCGCCGGCTTCAAGCTCGAGGCGAGCTCCGAGATCAATGCCAACGCCAAGGACACGGCCGATCATCCGGGCGGGGTCTGGGCCCTGCCGCCGAGCTTGCGGCACGGCGAGGAGAACCGGGACAAGTATCTGGCCATCGGCGAAAGCGATCGCATGACGCTGCGCTTCGTCAAGCCCTGA